From one Plantibacter flavus genomic stretch:
- a CDS encoding sugar ABC transporter ATP-binding protein codes for MAITEPIVEMQHISIEFPGVKALQDVDFRLFPGEVHTLMGENGAGKSTLIKALTGVYKIDSGTILVAGGPRSFSGTADAQSAGISTVYQEVNLCDNLTVGENVMLGHEVRGPFGINWRRTHEAAHEALVGLGLGHIDPKQPLSSISLALQQLVAISRAMVTKSKVLILDEPTSSLDANEVEGLFQVMRRLRDQGVAILFVSHFLDQVYAISDRLTVLRNGEFVGEYRTADLNRTELISKMIGKDYGALAALGSNRGRTATADTPAFYSAKDLGRKGSIDPVDIEVHAGEVVGLAGLLGSGRTELGRLIYGADRPDSGTVTIDGATAEVHTPMAGLSKQIAFSTENRRDEGIIGDLTVRENLILAVQARRGWARPLSRREQNELCDKYLLELNVRPSDPERPIKNLSGGNQQKVLLGRWLATKPQLIVLDEPTRGIDVGAKAEIQEAIAALAEDGMSVVFISSELEEVVRLSERIVVLKDHRKIGEIVNGPEVTADTIVDLIATEGSAT; via the coding sequence ATGGCAATCACCGAGCCGATCGTCGAGATGCAGCACATCTCCATCGAGTTCCCGGGCGTCAAAGCCCTGCAAGACGTGGACTTCCGTCTCTTCCCCGGCGAGGTCCACACGCTCATGGGCGAGAACGGCGCCGGCAAGTCGACGCTCATCAAGGCGCTCACCGGGGTGTACAAGATCGACTCCGGCACGATCCTGGTCGCCGGAGGACCCCGCTCGTTCTCCGGAACGGCGGACGCGCAGAGCGCCGGCATCTCGACCGTCTATCAAGAGGTGAACCTCTGCGACAACCTCACCGTCGGCGAGAACGTCATGCTCGGTCACGAGGTCCGCGGTCCCTTCGGCATCAACTGGCGCCGCACCCACGAAGCCGCACACGAAGCGCTCGTCGGGCTCGGCCTCGGGCACATCGACCCCAAGCAGCCGCTCTCGAGCATCTCGCTCGCGCTGCAACAGCTCGTCGCGATCAGCCGGGCCATGGTCACGAAGTCGAAGGTGCTCATCCTCGACGAGCCGACCTCCAGCCTCGACGCCAACGAAGTGGAGGGCCTCTTCCAGGTCATGCGCCGACTACGCGACCAGGGCGTCGCGATCCTCTTCGTCTCCCACTTCCTCGACCAGGTCTACGCGATCAGCGACCGACTCACGGTGCTCCGCAACGGCGAGTTCGTCGGGGAGTACCGCACCGCGGACCTCAACCGCACCGAGCTCATCTCCAAGATGATCGGCAAGGATTACGGCGCGCTCGCCGCCCTCGGCTCCAACCGCGGCCGCACCGCCACAGCCGACACCCCGGCGTTCTACAGCGCCAAGGACCTCGGGCGGAAGGGTTCCATCGACCCCGTCGACATCGAGGTCCACGCCGGCGAGGTCGTCGGTCTCGCAGGGCTCCTCGGGTCGGGCCGCACCGAGCTCGGTCGGCTCATCTACGGTGCAGACCGTCCCGACTCCGGCACGGTCACGATCGACGGCGCGACCGCCGAGGTCCACACGCCCATGGCCGGCCTGTCGAAGCAGATCGCCTTCTCCACGGAGAACCGACGTGACGAAGGCATCATCGGCGACCTGACCGTACGGGAGAACCTCATCCTCGCCGTCCAGGCCCGCAGGGGCTGGGCGCGTCCGCTGTCCCGCCGCGAGCAGAACGAGCTCTGCGACAAGTACCTGCTCGAACTCAACGTCCGGCCCTCCGACCCGGAACGACCCATCAAGAACCTCTCCGGCGGCAATCAGCAGAAGGTGCTCCTCGGCCGATGGTTGGCGACGAAGCCGCAGCTCATCGTGCTCGACGAGCCGACCCGTGGCATCGACGTCGGCGCCAAGGCCGAGATCCAGGAGGCGATCGCCGCGCTCGCCGAGGACGGGATGTCCGTCGTGTTCATCTCCTCCGAGCTCGAGGAGGTCGTGCGCTTGAGCGAGCGGATCGTCGTGCTGAAGGACCACCGTAAGATCGGCGAGATCGTCAACGGACCCGAGGTCACCGCAGACACCATCGTCGACCTGATCGCCACCGAAGGGAGCGCCACGTGA
- a CDS encoding ABC transporter permease, with the protein MVHQPYIWAIVTLLLLLVINLIKDPGYLGISVNGTTGNLSGNPIDILRASAPIMMIAVGMTLVIATRGIDLSVGSVMAVSGAVSMEFMSNQSGGDAGSAIVAALLALAVSAFLGTVNGVLVSIVGLQPFITTLITMLAGRGLAKVITSGQNTSATNEPFRWLANGTVFGFPVVFIIAGVIVAIVAFLVRRTALGLMIESIGINPRAARMAGIRPIGILIAVYIVSAVLAGVAGIFSTASVMTVEVAKTGLNAEMDAILAVVIGGTSLAGGKFSLTGSVIGALLIATLDKTIVFLSIPSSATPAFKAVVIVIICLLQSQRVRALFARRKSRTTPTASVPTRKETVSA; encoded by the coding sequence ATCGTCCACCAGCCCTACATCTGGGCGATCGTGACCCTGCTGCTCCTGCTCGTCATCAACCTCATCAAGGACCCCGGCTACCTCGGCATCTCCGTCAACGGCACGACCGGCAACCTGTCGGGCAACCCGATCGACATCCTGCGAGCGAGCGCCCCGATCATGATGATCGCGGTCGGGATGACGCTCGTCATCGCCACCCGCGGCATCGACCTCTCGGTCGGTTCCGTCATGGCCGTCTCCGGCGCCGTGTCGATGGAGTTCATGAGCAACCAGAGCGGCGGCGACGCGGGTTCGGCCATCGTCGCCGCGCTGCTCGCGCTCGCCGTGAGCGCCTTCCTCGGCACGGTCAACGGGGTGCTCGTCTCGATCGTCGGCCTGCAACCGTTTATCACGACGCTCATCACGATGCTCGCCGGTCGAGGCCTCGCGAAGGTCATCACCTCGGGGCAGAACACCTCCGCCACGAACGAGCCCTTCCGCTGGCTCGCGAACGGCACCGTGTTCGGATTCCCCGTCGTCTTCATCATCGCCGGTGTCATCGTCGCGATCGTCGCGTTCCTCGTCCGGCGCACCGCGCTCGGCCTGATGATCGAGTCCATCGGCATCAACCCGCGCGCCGCCCGGATGGCGGGTATCCGCCCCATCGGCATCCTCATCGCCGTCTACATCGTGAGCGCCGTCCTCGCGGGCGTCGCCGGGATCTTCAGCACCGCCAGCGTCATGACGGTCGAGGTGGCGAAGACCGGGTTGAACGCGGAGATGGACGCCATCCTCGCGGTCGTCATCGGCGGCACCTCGCTCGCCGGCGGCAAGTTCTCCCTCACCGGCAGCGTGATCGGCGCGCTCCTCATCGCGACCCTCGACAAGACGATCGTGTTCCTCTCCATCCCCTCCTCGGCGACGCCGGCGTTCAAGGCCGTCGTGATCGTGATCATCTGCCTCCTCCAGTCACAGCGCGTGAGAGCCCTGTTCGCCCGGCGGAAGTCCCGGACGACGCCTACGGCGTCGGTCCCCACGCGAAAGGAAACGGTGTCAGCATGA
- a CDS encoding ABC transporter permease translates to MNTLTDRPTPDAPVLPRRSLLSRLTPNLETLPTLAAVVIFIGMVVYGEIAYGRIVQASTISNLLINNAYLIILAVGLTFVILTGGVDLSVGAIIAISSLIGVMLANSGWNPIAVMVIMILIGSAFGVFSGVLVQYFNVQPFIATLAMMFLGRGLASMLSTTPERLADDSPIRSLSTEWKVIDGPKINDLITTPNVLIALLVVAAAFVVLHKTRLGRTVYAIGGSEQSALLMGLPVVRTKLMVYVISGTLAGLAAVVYTSKLGIAQNITGVGWELDAIAAVIIGGTLLTGGAGFVLGSVVGALVLGLMNVLITRDGSIPPEATTIITGGILLVFVLLQRLVVSRKRKT, encoded by the coding sequence ATGAACACCCTCACCGACCGACCGACGCCCGACGCTCCGGTGCTCCCACGGCGCTCGCTGCTGTCCCGGCTGACGCCCAACCTCGAGACCTTGCCCACCCTGGCGGCCGTCGTCATCTTCATCGGCATGGTCGTGTACGGCGAGATCGCCTACGGACGCATCGTCCAGGCCAGCACGATCTCGAACCTGCTCATCAACAACGCCTACCTGATCATCCTCGCCGTCGGCCTCACCTTCGTGATCCTCACGGGCGGCGTGGACCTCTCCGTCGGTGCGATCATCGCCATCAGCAGCCTGATCGGGGTGATGCTCGCGAACTCGGGCTGGAACCCGATCGCGGTGATGGTGATCATGATCCTGATCGGCTCCGCGTTCGGCGTGTTCTCGGGCGTGCTCGTGCAGTACTTCAACGTGCAACCGTTCATCGCCACGCTCGCGATGATGTTCCTCGGGCGCGGTCTCGCCTCGATGCTCAGCACCACCCCCGAGCGTCTCGCCGACGACTCGCCGATCCGTTCGCTCTCCACCGAGTGGAAGGTGATCGACGGCCCGAAGATCAATGACCTCATCACCACGCCGAACGTCCTGATCGCTCTGCTCGTCGTCGCCGCGGCGTTCGTGGTGCTCCACAAGACCCGCCTCGGCCGGACCGTCTACGCGATCGGCGGCTCGGAGCAGTCGGCGCTGCTCATGGGGCTGCCCGTGGTCCGCACGAAGCTCATGGTCTACGTGATCAGCGGCACGCTGGCCGGTCTCGCGGCCGTCGTCTACACCTCGAAGCTCGGCATCGCCCAGAACATCACGGGCGTCGGCTGGGAGCTCGACGCCATCGCAGCGGTCATCATCGGCGGCACGCTGCTGACCGGAGGCGCAGGCTTCGTCCTCGGCTCAGTCGTCGGCGCGCTCGTCCTCGGCCTCATGAACGTGCTCATCACCCGCGACGGCAGCATCCCGCCGGAGGCGACCACCATCATCACCGGCGGCATCCTGCTCGTCTTCGTCCTCCTCCAGCGACTCGTGGTCTCGCGCAAACGCAAGACCTGA
- a CDS encoding family 43 glycosylhydrolase produces the protein MRQLRLKTVVATSVAALILPLVGASGAAAAVSPGTAPTATSQSSFRTAPTAQEDLDAAAAALSIANVDDVRGNLTLPGAPEGIDIAWASSDTTVITTDGVVTRPATDTTVTLTATLSQGEATATREFTATVRAAIATPDYEGYAFAYFTGNSLAGENIYFAASEGNNALDWNELNAGRPVLTSDEGTKGLRDPFLIRSPEGDTFYLIATDLSIGSGTSWGDSVRTGSHYLEVWESHDLVTWSDQRHIEVAPENAGNTWAPEAYYDDTIGAYVVFWASSLYGADDPDHTGNSYHRMMYATTRDFTTFSEPQVWQDQGVSRIDSTVIKSSDTYYRFTKDEGAGGTGCADIIQESSTDLRATLESWTVLDTCIGRDAGTSAVEGPTAFAANPGDVNGDKFYLFVDEYGGRGYIPLETEDIANPDWQVAKDYDLPASPRHGTVLPVTAAELQLLEDSLGGAPEPVPANEDGEIVRYDFAGSAGSTLSDVSGNGLDATVEGGATFSDGALQLDGGDDYVKLPDDLLAGVTDVTVEAEVWIDPTQANPYFIYGLGNTTGGAGDGYLFSTGNGYRTSLATGNWSTEQTVSQGKDLTRGRWAKLTYTLQGTTATIYLDGIAVGTGTVTADPGDIGGGWTSANYLGRSNYDADNRLKGAFREFAIYNRALSADEVLAGSGNTAALTDIGLEEDVLKTAPIVDNDRHEVVFPVQPGTDRTALSPTFTTAAGVTASPASGTALDLSSPVTVTLTPTSGEAVTWTMRAVEMKSPVIPGLYADPNVFVWGDTYYIYATTDGFAGWGGKEFYVWSSKDLVDWERSAEPILTLDGANGNVPWATGNAWAPTIGEKDGTFFFYFSGHNPLVDRKTIGVAVADSPAGPFTAQPNAMILNDEAVTSGQAIDPATFTDPQTGKSYLFWGNGSPVYAELSDDMLSIKADTLKRIDGLTDFREGAFVNYRDGIYHLTYSIDDTGSENYRVGYATATSVDGPWTYRGVILQKKPELGILATGHSSILNVPGTDDWYIVYHRFAIPGGDGQHRETTIDRLTFDPETGLMNPVVPTLESVGPQRIAVPGAEGTLTIDRPSVRVGESFSVSGSGFAAGEQVRFTLFSTPTDLGTVVADASGAFVATLTVPASVVPGAHTLQALGADSGITAEAALTVLAADAAAPGAAGSGPGALSTTGVSVVGFVGLAGLLLAAGAWLVVRRRRVAS, from the coding sequence ATGAGACAACTGCGCCTCAAAACGGTCGTCGCGACCTCCGTCGCGGCCCTGATCCTGCCGCTCGTCGGTGCCTCCGGCGCCGCCGCAGCGGTGTCGCCGGGGACCGCCCCGACAGCGACCTCCCAGTCCAGCTTCCGAACCGCCCCCACGGCGCAGGAGGACCTGGACGCCGCCGCGGCGGCGCTCTCGATCGCGAACGTCGACGACGTGCGCGGGAATCTGACCCTGCCCGGAGCACCCGAGGGGATCGACATCGCCTGGGCGTCGTCGGACACCACCGTGATCACCACCGACGGTGTCGTGACGCGGCCCGCCACGGACACCACCGTCACCCTGACCGCCACGCTGAGCCAGGGCGAGGCGACCGCGACGCGCGAGTTCACGGCGACCGTCCGCGCCGCGATCGCGACCCCCGACTACGAGGGCTACGCCTTCGCCTACTTCACCGGCAACTCGCTCGCCGGCGAGAACATCTACTTCGCCGCCAGTGAAGGCAACAACGCGCTCGACTGGAACGAACTCAACGCCGGACGCCCGGTCCTCACCTCGGACGAGGGTACGAAGGGGCTGCGCGACCCGTTCCTCATCCGCTCTCCCGAGGGCGACACCTTCTACCTCATCGCCACCGACCTCTCGATCGGCAGCGGCACGTCCTGGGGAGACTCCGTCCGCACGGGCAGCCACTACCTCGAGGTGTGGGAGTCCCACGACCTCGTGACCTGGTCCGACCAGCGGCACATCGAGGTCGCACCGGAGAACGCGGGCAACACCTGGGCACCCGAGGCGTACTACGACGACACCATCGGCGCGTACGTGGTCTTCTGGGCTTCGTCGCTCTACGGCGCCGACGACCCGGACCACACCGGGAACAGCTACCACCGCATGATGTACGCGACCACCCGCGACTTCACGACGTTCAGCGAGCCGCAGGTCTGGCAGGACCAGGGTGTCTCGCGGATCGACTCGACGGTGATCAAGTCGAGCGACACCTACTACCGCTTCACCAAGGACGAGGGCGCCGGTGGCACCGGGTGCGCCGACATCATCCAGGAGTCCTCCACGGACCTGCGGGCCACGCTCGAGTCCTGGACGGTGCTCGACACCTGCATCGGTCGCGACGCAGGCACCAGCGCGGTCGAGGGGCCGACGGCGTTCGCCGCCAACCCGGGCGACGTCAACGGTGACAAGTTCTACCTCTTCGTCGACGAGTACGGCGGGCGCGGCTACATCCCGCTCGAGACCGAGGACATCGCGAACCCGGACTGGCAGGTCGCGAAGGACTACGACCTTCCTGCGAGCCCGCGCCACGGCACGGTGCTCCCGGTCACGGCTGCAGAGCTGCAATTGCTCGAGGACAGCCTCGGCGGAGCACCCGAGCCGGTGCCCGCGAACGAGGACGGCGAGATCGTCCGCTACGACTTCGCCGGTTCCGCAGGCTCGACACTCAGCGACGTGTCCGGCAACGGCCTCGACGCGACGGTCGAAGGCGGTGCGACCTTCTCCGACGGTGCGCTGCAGCTCGACGGTGGCGACGATTACGTCAAGCTGCCGGACGACCTGCTCGCCGGGGTGACCGACGTCACGGTGGAGGCGGAGGTCTGGATCGACCCGACGCAGGCCAACCCGTACTTCATCTACGGGCTCGGCAACACCACCGGTGGCGCCGGCGACGGCTACCTGTTCAGCACCGGCAACGGGTACCGGACGAGTCTCGCGACCGGCAACTGGAGCACGGAGCAGACGGTGTCGCAGGGCAAGGACCTGACGCGCGGTCGCTGGGCGAAGCTGACGTACACGTTGCAGGGCACCACGGCCACGATCTACCTCGACGGCATCGCCGTCGGCACCGGGACCGTGACGGCGGATCCGGGCGACATCGGCGGCGGGTGGACGAGCGCCAATTACCTGGGCCGTTCGAACTACGACGCCGACAACCGGCTGAAGGGCGCGTTCCGCGAGTTCGCGATCTACAACCGCGCCCTCTCGGCGGACGAGGTGCTCGCCGGCTCCGGGAACACCGCGGCACTGACCGACATCGGCCTCGAGGAGGACGTGTTGAAGACCGCCCCGATCGTCGACAACGACCGCCACGAGGTCGTCTTCCCGGTTCAGCCCGGAACGGACCGCACCGCCTTGAGCCCGACCTTCACGACCGCGGCCGGTGTCACGGCGAGCCCCGCCTCGGGGACCGCCCTCGACCTCAGCAGCCCCGTGACCGTGACGTTGACGCCGACCTCGGGTGAGGCCGTGACGTGGACGATGCGGGCGGTCGAGATGAAGAGCCCGGTCATCCCCGGTCTCTACGCCGACCCGAACGTCTTCGTCTGGGGCGACACCTATTACATCTACGCGACCACCGACGGCTTCGCCGGTTGGGGTGGCAAGGAGTTCTACGTCTGGTCGTCGAAGGACCTCGTCGACTGGGAGCGTTCGGCGGAGCCGATCCTCACGCTCGACGGCGCGAACGGGAACGTGCCGTGGGCGACCGGCAACGCCTGGGCGCCGACGATCGGCGAGAAGGACGGCACGTTCTTCTTCTACTTCAGTGGCCACAACCCCTTGGTCGACCGGAAGACCATCGGCGTCGCCGTCGCGGACAGTCCGGCCGGTCCGTTCACGGCTCAGCCGAACGCGATGATCCTCAACGACGAAGCGGTGACCTCGGGACAGGCGATCGACCCGGCCACGTTCACCGACCCGCAGACGGGGAAGAGCTACCTGTTCTGGGGCAACGGTTCGCCGGTGTACGCGGAGCTGTCGGACGACATGCTGTCGATCAAGGCCGACACGCTCAAGCGCATCGACGGCCTGACCGACTTCCGCGAGGGTGCCTTCGTCAACTATCGGGACGGGATCTACCACCTGACGTACTCGATCGACGACACCGGTTCGGAGAACTATCGGGTCGGGTACGCGACGGCGACGAGTGTGGACGGCCCGTGGACGTACCGCGGTGTGATCCTGCAGAAGAAACCCGAACTCGGCATCCTCGCCACCGGTCACAGCTCGATCCTCAACGTGCCGGGCACCGACGACTGGTACATCGTCTACCACCGGTTCGCCATCCCGGGTGGTGACGGCCAGCACCGCGAGACGACGATCGACCGACTGACGTTCGACCCGGAGACGGGCCTCATGAACCCGGTCGTCCCGACCCTCGAGAGCGTCGGCCCGCAGCGGATCGCGGTTCCCGGTGCCGAGGGCACGCTGACGATCGACCGGCCGTCGGTGCGGGTGGGTGAGTCGTTCTCGGTGTCCGGGTCCGGCTTCGCCGCGGGGGAGCAGGTGCGGTTCACCCTGTTCTCCACCCCGACCGACCTCGGGACCGTCGTCGCAGACGCTTCGGGTGCGTTCGTGGCGACACTCACGGTGCCCGCTTCCGTGGTGCCGGGAGCGCACACCCTCCAGGCGCTCGGCGCGGACTCGGGCATCACGGCCGAGGCGGCGCTGACCGTCCTGGCAGCGGATGCCGCGGCTCCGGGCGCTGCGGGGTCCGGTCCTGGTGCGCTCTCGACCACCGGTGTCTCGGTCGTCGGATTCGTCGGCCTGGCCGGGCTGCTCCTGGCAGCCGGTGCGTGGCTGGTCGTCCGTCGCCGACGCGTCGCGTCGTAG
- a CDS encoding NADP-dependent oxidoreductase — MQAVQFHEVGGPEVLHYGDIEQPTPAVGQVRVRVAASAFNAADNGMRAGFLPIPVQLPHVPGYDVSGTIDALGEGVEGLSVGDAVIGFLPMELDGGAAEYVVAPAEAVVAAPTTIPLADAAALPSVALTAWQALFDDGGLESGQRVLIVGAGGVVGKYAIRLAKRAGVHVIATASPRSEAAVRAAGADEVVDHTASDLLGAVSAPVDVLLNLAPIDPEQFEALVGLVHDGGAVVSTTAWMPTPGDEARQVRAATVFVLPNRDRLSTLVSLVDDGSLTVEVTRRIPLAELPALHAEAAAGRIAGKVIVLPA, encoded by the coding sequence ATGCAGGCAGTCCAATTCCACGAGGTCGGAGGGCCCGAGGTCCTCCACTACGGCGACATCGAGCAGCCGACTCCTGCCGTCGGACAGGTACGCGTCCGCGTCGCAGCGTCGGCGTTCAACGCGGCCGACAACGGCATGCGAGCCGGGTTCCTGCCGATCCCGGTCCAGCTCCCCCACGTCCCCGGGTACGACGTGTCGGGCACGATCGACGCGCTCGGTGAGGGTGTCGAGGGACTCTCCGTCGGCGACGCGGTCATCGGCTTCCTCCCGATGGAGCTCGACGGCGGTGCGGCCGAGTACGTCGTCGCACCGGCGGAGGCGGTCGTCGCAGCACCGACGACCATCCCGCTCGCGGACGCCGCCGCCCTCCCCTCGGTCGCCCTGACCGCCTGGCAGGCGCTGTTCGACGACGGCGGCCTCGAGTCGGGTCAGCGCGTCCTGATCGTCGGCGCCGGCGGGGTCGTCGGCAAATACGCGATCCGACTCGCCAAGCGCGCCGGGGTGCACGTCATCGCGACGGCCAGCCCGCGGAGTGAGGCGGCGGTGCGGGCCGCCGGAGCGGACGAGGTCGTGGACCACACGGCGTCCGACCTCCTCGGTGCGGTGTCGGCACCCGTCGACGTCCTCCTCAACCTCGCGCCGATCGACCCCGAGCAGTTCGAGGCGCTCGTCGGGCTCGTCCACGACGGCGGTGCGGTGGTGAGCACCACCGCGTGGATGCCGACGCCCGGAGACGAGGCACGGCAGGTCCGCGCGGCGACGGTCTTCGTCCTGCCGAACCGCGACCGCCTGTCGACCCTCGTGTCGCTCGTCGACGACGGATCGCTGACGGTCGAGGTGACGCGACGGATCCCGCTCGCCGAACTGCCCGCGCTCCACGCCGAAGCCGCTGCCGGCCGGATCGCCGGCAAGGTGATCGTCCTGCCGGCATGA
- a CDS encoding MarR family winged helix-turn-helix transcriptional regulator translates to MTETPASLTPTELGAYFAFTEVSSLLRPAVEQQLREAGELSYVQFQLLARLGDAPDGHLRMTDLADGVVYSRSGLTYQAQLLEQRGLITRSPSPDDERSTVVAITTAGRDVLATVFPGHIQAVRDLLFAPLGGDDVSELARILGRVSEHLRAAPPRSAGRRRKA, encoded by the coding sequence ATGACCGAAACGCCTGCATCCCTCACTCCGACCGAGCTCGGCGCCTACTTCGCGTTCACCGAGGTGAGCAGCCTCCTGCGTCCGGCGGTCGAGCAGCAGCTCCGCGAGGCGGGGGAGTTGAGCTACGTCCAGTTCCAGTTGCTGGCGCGCCTCGGTGATGCGCCGGACGGTCACCTGCGCATGACGGATCTCGCGGATGGCGTGGTCTACAGCCGTAGCGGGCTCACCTACCAGGCGCAGTTGCTCGAACAGCGGGGACTCATCACCCGCTCGCCGTCACCGGACGACGAACGCAGCACGGTCGTCGCGATCACGACGGCCGGCCGGGACGTGCTCGCCACGGTGTTCCCCGGCCACATCCAGGCCGTCAGGGACCTGCTGTTCGCGCCCCTCGGCGGCGACGACGTCAGCGAGCTCGCCCGCATCCTCGGGCGGGTCAGCGAGCACCTCCGGGCGGCTCCGCCACGCTCGGCGGGTCGCCGTCGGAAGGCGTGA
- a CDS encoding MerR family transcriptional regulator, giving the protein MHIGELAERTGLSLRTLRHYDDVGLVSASARTEGGFRLYTQDDYDRLILIRRMKPLGFSLEEMAELLRVIDAMDTAPDDDTRAILDGFITDAAERRTKLQQQLAMADEFVSLLEARR; this is encoded by the coding sequence ATGCACATCGGCGAACTGGCCGAGCGCACCGGACTCTCGCTCCGCACGCTGCGGCACTACGACGACGTCGGCCTGGTCTCGGCCTCAGCGCGCACCGAGGGCGGCTTCCGCTTGTACACGCAGGATGACTACGACCGCCTCATCCTCATCCGGCGCATGAAACCACTCGGCTTCTCCCTCGAGGAGATGGCAGAGCTCCTCCGGGTGATCGACGCCATGGACACCGCACCCGACGACGACACTCGCGCGATCCTCGACGGCTTCATCACCGACGCGGCCGAGCGTCGCACCAAGCTGCAGCAGCAACTCGCGATGGCGGACGAGTTCGTGTCACTCCTCGAAGCCCGCCGCTGA
- a CDS encoding SulP family inorganic anion transporter, producing MRPRPGRRRRSAAACGARVRCARPVRRCAWWSVRSSRSPHFTSTLTGELPRSLPTLFIPNVPFTLETFAIIAPYAAAMALVGLLESLMTAKLVDDVTDTPSGKTRESLGQGIANVLSGFFGGMGGCAMIGQTMINVKASGARTRISTFLAGVFLLVLVVALGDVVAVIPMAALVAVMIMVSVATFDWHSVNPRTLRAMPLGETVVMVATVVVVVLTHNLAIGVVIGVIAAMVVFARRVAHLATVERTVDLSAATPTARYTVTGELFFASSNDLTTQFAYADDPERIVIDLSQSHVWDASTVAALDAITTKYERRGKRVVIEGMNDASTRIHARLAGKLTGGH from the coding sequence CTGAGGCCGAGACCAGGCCGACGTCGTCGTAGTGCCGCAGCGTGCGGAGCGAGAGTCCGGTGCGCTCGGCCAGTTCGCCGATGTGCATGGTGGTCGGTTCGCTCGTCACGGTCGCCTCACTTCACATCAACCCTTACAGGCGAACTGCCGCGCAGCCTGCCGACCCTGTTCATCCCGAACGTGCCGTTCACGCTGGAGACGTTCGCGATCATCGCGCCGTACGCGGCCGCGATGGCGTTGGTCGGGCTCCTCGAGTCGCTCATGACGGCCAAGCTCGTCGACGATGTCACCGACACCCCGTCGGGCAAGACCCGCGAGTCTCTGGGCCAGGGGATCGCGAACGTGCTCTCGGGGTTCTTCGGTGGCATGGGTGGCTGCGCGATGATCGGCCAGACCATGATCAACGTGAAGGCCTCGGGCGCGCGAACGCGGATCTCGACCTTCCTCGCCGGGGTGTTCCTGCTGGTCCTGGTCGTCGCGCTGGGCGACGTGGTCGCGGTGATCCCCATGGCCGCGCTCGTCGCGGTGATGATCATGGTGTCCGTCGCGACCTTCGACTGGCACAGTGTCAACCCGAGGACCCTGCGCGCCATGCCCCTCGGTGAGACGGTCGTCATGGTGGCCACGGTCGTCGTGGTGGTCCTGACGCACAACCTCGCGATCGGTGTCGTCATCGGTGTGATCGCCGCGATGGTCGTGTTCGCAAGGCGGGTCGCCCACCTCGCCACCGTCGAACGCACGGTCGACCTGTCCGCAGCGACGCCCACCGCCCGGTACACCGTGACCGGGGAGCTGTTCTTCGCCTCCAGCAACGACCTCACGACGCAGTTCGCCTACGCCGACGACCCGGAGCGGATCGTCATCGACCTCTCGCAGTCGCACGTCTGGGACGCGTCGACCGTCGCCGCCCTCGACGCGATCACCACGAAGTACGAGCGTCGCGGGAAGCGGGTCGTCATCGAGGGGATGAACGACGCGAGCACGCGGATCCACGCCCGGCTGGCAGGCAAGCTGACCGGCGGTCACTGA